Proteins from a genomic interval of Streptomyces sp. NBC_00820:
- a CDS encoding zinc-dependent metalloprotease produces MSDTPFGFGLPPEEPDDGDEGKQKDQQSGGGQGPANPFGFGGLPGAGGFGAGGADNPLAAMFGSLNPTDLGAAFQQLGQMLSFEGGPVNWDMAKQIARQTVAQGTPDGVKDASVGPAERSAVEEAVRLADLWLDDATSLPSGSGSALAWSRAEWVEATLPAWKELVDPVAERVGAAMGDVLPEEMQAMAGPLIGMMRSMGGAMFGTQIGQAVGVLAGEVVGSTDIGLPLGPAGKAALLPANVEAFGKDLGVPKEEVRLYLALREAAHQRLFAHVPWLRSHLFGAVDGYARGIKVDTAKLEDVVGQFDPQNPEQLQDALQQGMFQPEDTPQQKAALARLETALALVEGWVDAVVHAAAKPRLTSADALRETLRRRRASGGPAEQTFATLIGLELRPRRLRDASRLWASLTDARGVDGRDGLWAHPDMLPTATDLDDPDGFVHREHMDFSELDKMLGEAADKPDLHKKTDGETGRGKDEETE; encoded by the coding sequence GTGAGTGACACCCCATTCGGATTCGGCCTTCCGCCGGAGGAGCCGGACGACGGCGACGAGGGCAAGCAGAAGGACCAGCAGAGCGGTGGTGGGCAGGGACCGGCCAATCCGTTCGGTTTCGGTGGCCTGCCCGGCGCCGGAGGCTTCGGCGCCGGCGGCGCCGACAATCCGCTCGCAGCCATGTTCGGGTCCCTGAACCCCACCGACCTGGGCGCCGCGTTCCAGCAGCTGGGCCAGATGCTCTCCTTCGAGGGCGGCCCGGTGAACTGGGACATGGCCAAGCAGATCGCCCGCCAGACGGTCGCCCAGGGCACCCCTGACGGCGTCAAGGACGCGAGCGTCGGCCCCGCCGAGCGCTCGGCGGTCGAGGAGGCCGTCCGCCTCGCCGACCTGTGGCTGGACGACGCCACCTCCCTGCCCTCGGGCTCCGGCTCCGCCCTCGCATGGTCCCGCGCGGAGTGGGTCGAGGCGACCCTGCCCGCGTGGAAGGAACTGGTCGACCCGGTGGCCGAGCGGGTCGGCGCCGCCATGGGCGACGTCCTGCCGGAGGAGATGCAGGCCATGGCGGGCCCGCTGATCGGCATGATGCGCTCGATGGGCGGTGCCATGTTCGGCACCCAGATCGGGCAGGCCGTCGGCGTGCTCGCGGGCGAGGTCGTCGGCTCCACCGACATCGGCCTGCCGCTGGGTCCGGCCGGGAAGGCCGCGCTGCTGCCGGCCAACGTGGAGGCCTTCGGCAAGGACCTCGGCGTGCCGAAGGAGGAGGTGCGGCTCTACCTGGCCCTGCGCGAGGCCGCCCACCAGCGTCTCTTCGCGCACGTGCCGTGGCTGCGCTCGCACCTGTTCGGCGCGGTCGACGGCTACGCGCGCGGGATCAAGGTCGACACGGCCAAGCTGGAGGACGTGGTCGGCCAGTTCGACCCGCAGAACCCCGAGCAGCTGCAGGACGCGCTCCAGCAGGGCATGTTCCAGCCGGAGGACACGCCGCAGCAGAAGGCCGCTCTGGCCCGTCTGGAGACGGCTCTGGCGCTCGTCGAGGGCTGGGTGGACGCGGTGGTCCACGCGGCCGCGAAGCCGCGTCTGACGTCCGCAGACGCCCTGCGTGAGACGCTGCGCCGGCGCCGTGCGTCCGGCGGCCCGGCCGAGCAGACGTTCGCCACGCTGATCGGCCTCGAGCTGCGCCCGCGCCGGCTGCGCGACGCCTCCCGTCTGTGGGCGTCGCTCACGGACGCGCGCGGTGTCGACGGCCGGGACGGCCTGTGGGCCCACCCGGACATGCTGCCGACGGCCACCGACCTGGACGACCCGGACGGCTTCGTGCACCGCGAGCACATGGACTTCTCCGAGCTCGACAAGATGCTCGGCGAGGCCGCCGACAAGCCCGACCTGCACAAGAAGACCGACGGCGAGACCGGCCGGGGCAAGGACGAGGAAACCGAGTGA
- a CDS encoding WhiB family transcriptional regulator produces the protein MQLEAHAPSVPPSQTIPPPGLTEDPTLTPLTALTALDDAIENLGVPVPCRSYDPEVFFAESPADVEYAKALCRTCPLVEACLAGAKERREPWGVWGGELFVQGVVVARKRPRGRPRKNPVTA, from the coding sequence GTGCAACTCGAAGCGCACGCCCCGTCCGTACCGCCTTCGCAAACGATCCCCCCGCCCGGTCTCACGGAGGACCCCACCTTGACTCCCCTCACCGCGCTCACCGCGCTCGACGACGCCATCGAGAACCTCGGCGTACCCGTCCCCTGCCGTTCCTACGACCCGGAGGTCTTCTTCGCCGAGTCGCCGGCGGACGTCGAGTACGCCAAGGCCCTCTGCCGTACCTGCCCGCTGGTCGAGGCCTGCCTCGCCGGCGCCAAGGAGCGGCGTGAGCCCTGGGGCGTCTGGGGTGGCGAGCTGTTCGTCCAGGGTGTCGTCGTCGCCCGGAAGCGGCCGCGTGGCCGCCCGCGCAAGAACCCGGTCACGGCATGA
- a CDS encoding ABC1 kinase family protein yields the protein MSDLPRKAVTRTAKLAALPLGIAGRATWGLGKRIVGESAEIVGRELQQRTAEQLFKVLGELKGGAMKFGQALSVFESALPEEVAGPYRAALTKLQEAAPPMPTRTVHTVLAERLGPDWRELFLEFEDKPAAAASIGQVHRAVWHDGREVAVKVQYPGAGEALLSDLTQLSRFARLLGPLIPGMDIKPLINELKDRVSEELDYALEAQAQAAHAAEFSGDPDVVVPAVVHQRDQILVTEWIDGIPLSEVISDGTPEQRDRAGQLLARFLFSGPARTGLLHADPHPGNFRLLPGTPDDERDWRLGVLDFGTVDRLSGGLPEPIGVSLRVTLDGDAQTVYELLCAEGFVKESIELDPDAVLDYLLPIIEPARVDTFTFTRSWMRNQAARVADPRSPAYQLGKRLNLPPAYLLIHRVTLSTIGVLCQLGATVRLRDELEEWLPGFVLEEELVEEVPAAEA from the coding sequence ATGTCTGATCTTCCCCGGAAGGCGGTCACCCGTACCGCCAAGCTCGCCGCGCTTCCGCTCGGCATCGCAGGCCGGGCGACGTGGGGGCTGGGCAAGCGGATCGTGGGCGAGTCCGCGGAGATCGTCGGCCGGGAGCTGCAACAGCGCACCGCCGAGCAGCTGTTCAAAGTCCTCGGCGAACTGAAGGGCGGGGCGATGAAGTTCGGGCAAGCCCTGTCCGTCTTCGAGTCCGCCCTGCCCGAGGAGGTCGCCGGGCCCTACCGCGCGGCGCTGACCAAGCTCCAGGAGGCGGCCCCGCCGATGCCGACCCGCACGGTGCACACGGTGCTGGCGGAGCGGCTGGGGCCGGACTGGCGGGAGCTGTTCCTGGAGTTCGAGGACAAGCCGGCGGCGGCGGCCTCGATCGGGCAGGTGCACCGGGCGGTGTGGCACGACGGCCGCGAGGTGGCGGTCAAGGTCCAGTACCCGGGCGCGGGCGAGGCACTGCTGTCCGACCTGACCCAACTCAGCAGGTTCGCGAGGCTGTTGGGCCCACTGATCCCCGGCATGGACATCAAGCCGCTGATCAACGAGCTCAAGGACCGGGTCTCCGAGGAGCTGGACTACGCGCTGGAGGCCCAGGCCCAGGCCGCGCACGCGGCGGAGTTCTCGGGCGACCCGGACGTGGTGGTGCCGGCGGTGGTGCACCAGCGCGACCAGATCCTGGTGACCGAGTGGATCGACGGGATCCCCCTGTCGGAGGTCATCTCGGACGGCACCCCGGAGCAGCGTGACCGGGCCGGTCAGCTCCTGGCCCGCTTCCTCTTCTCCGGTCCCGCCCGCACCGGTCTGCTGCACGCCGACCCTCATCCGGGCAACTTCCGGCTGCTCCCCGGCACCCCGGACGACGAGCGGGACTGGCGCCTGGGCGTCCTGGACTTCGGCACCGTCGACCGGCTCTCCGGTGGGCTGCCCGAGCCGATCGGCGTATCGCTGCGCGTGACGCTGGACGGCGACGCCCAGACGGTCTACGAACTCCTGTGCGCGGAAGGGTTCGTGAAGGAGTCCATCGAGCTGGACCCCGACGCGGTCCTGGACTATCTGCTGCCGATCATCGAGCCGGCCCGGGTCGACACGTTCACCTTCACCCGCTCGTGGATGCGCAACCAGGCCGCTCGCGTCGCCGACCCCCGCTCCCCCGCCTACCAGCTCGGCAAGCGGCTCAACCTGCCGCCCGCCTACCTGTTGATACACCGCGTGACCCTGAGCACGATCGGGGTGCTGTGCCAGCTGGGCGCCACGGTCAGGCTGCGGGATGAACTGGAGGAGTGGCTGCCGGGCTTCGTCCTCGAAGAGGAACTGGTGGAGGAGGTTCCCGCGGCGGAGGCATGA
- a CDS encoding M48 metallopeptidase family protein, whose translation MPADPPHSAGMSQRSTTSPPPSGSGASAIEVRRSARRRRTVSAYREGDRTIVLIPARMSAAEEQRWVTVMLDKLAAQESKGVLGDRELTERAERLSAQHFGGRARPASVRWVTNQNTRWGSCTPAEGSIRLSHRLQGMPEYVIDYVLCHELAHLLVPGHGPDFWRLLESYPRTERARGYLEGVVAAERLPHLPGARGE comes from the coding sequence GTGCCCGCCGATCCACCGCACAGCGCCGGAATGTCACAGCGCAGCACGACGAGTCCGCCGCCGAGCGGCTCGGGGGCGAGCGCGATCGAGGTTCGCAGGAGTGCCCGGCGCCGCCGGACGGTCTCCGCGTACCGCGAGGGCGATCGCACCATCGTGCTGATCCCCGCCCGGATGTCCGCGGCGGAGGAGCAGCGCTGGGTGACCGTCATGCTCGACAAGCTCGCCGCCCAGGAGAGCAAGGGGGTGCTGGGCGACCGCGAGCTGACCGAGCGTGCCGAACGGCTGTCGGCGCAGCACTTCGGCGGCCGGGCCCGCCCCGCCTCCGTACGCTGGGTCACCAACCAGAACACCCGCTGGGGTTCGTGCACCCCGGCCGAGGGCAGCATCCGGCTCTCGCACCGGCTGCAGGGGATGCCGGAGTACGTCATCGACTACGTGCTCTGCCATGAGCTGGCCCACCTGCTGGTGCCGGGACACGGCCCCGACTTCTGGCGGCTGCTGGAGTCCTACCCCCGCACCGAACGGGCCCGCGGCTACCTGGAGGGGGTGGTGGCCGCCGAGCGGCTGCCGCACCTGCCGGGCGCGCGCGGGGAGTGA
- a CDS encoding NUDIX hydrolase: MNLYDDAVLVLKTYEGRGQDELRQAYLDHLAAHQDGMWKACEAGHVTASALVIDPEHGRVLLTLHKKLRMWLQMGGHCEPGDTTLAAAALREAAEESGITGLTLLPGGPVRLDRHPIPAPCNWHYDVQYAVLAPRGAEHAISDESLDLRWFPYDEVPDVADESVVRLLEATRARL, encoded by the coding sequence GTGAACCTTTACGACGACGCGGTCCTCGTGCTGAAGACGTACGAGGGCCGGGGCCAGGACGAGCTGCGCCAGGCCTACCTCGACCATCTGGCGGCCCACCAGGACGGCATGTGGAAGGCCTGCGAGGCCGGCCATGTGACGGCGAGCGCGCTGGTGATCGACCCCGAGCACGGCCGGGTGCTGCTCACGCTGCACAAGAAGCTGCGGATGTGGCTGCAGATGGGCGGCCACTGCGAGCCGGGCGACACGACCCTGGCGGCGGCGGCCCTGCGGGAGGCGGCCGAGGAGTCCGGGATCACCGGTCTGACCCTGCTGCCCGGCGGACCGGTGCGTCTGGACCGGCACCCGATCCCCGCCCCGTGCAACTGGCACTACGACGTCCAGTACGCGGTCCTGGCCCCGCGCGGCGCCGAGCACGCGATCAGCGACGAGTCGCTGGACCTGCGCTGGTTCCCCTACGACGAGGTGCCGGACGTGGCCGACGAGTCGGTCGTACGACTGCTGGAAGCGACCCGCGCCCGGCTCTGA
- a CDS encoding AIM24 family protein has protein sequence MNQPLAGFAPAPVTARMENHGNHMLKVAMQTGNDLLARVGSMVAYEGFIQYEPNPPAVRQVARDWITGEGAPLMKCSGDGLLYLADYGADVVVINLNGDGISVNATNLLAFDAQLTWGVERVKGLAKFAGQGLWNTRISGHGWVALTSRGKPIVVDCGGGEDETYVDPDALVAWSPNLKVKGKRSFKAQSLIGRGSGEAYQMAFSGQGIVVVQPSEDSTDRLRVRG, from the coding sequence ATGAACCAGCCACTCGCGGGCTTCGCCCCCGCACCCGTCACCGCCCGCATGGAGAACCACGGCAACCACATGCTGAAGGTCGCCATGCAGACCGGCAACGACCTCCTCGCGCGCGTGGGGTCGATGGTCGCCTACGAAGGCTTCATCCAGTACGAGCCGAATCCGCCGGCCGTCCGCCAGGTCGCCCGCGACTGGATCACCGGCGAGGGCGCCCCGCTGATGAAGTGCTCCGGCGACGGACTGCTCTACCTCGCCGACTACGGCGCCGACGTCGTGGTGATCAACCTCAACGGTGACGGCATCTCCGTCAACGCCACCAACCTGCTCGCCTTCGACGCCCAGCTGACGTGGGGCGTCGAGCGGGTGAAGGGGCTGGCGAAGTTCGCCGGACAGGGGCTGTGGAACACCAGGATCTCCGGGCATGGCTGGGTCGCGCTGACCTCCCGGGGCAAGCCGATCGTCGTCGACTGCGGCGGCGGCGAGGACGAGACGTACGTCGACCCCGACGCGCTCGTCGCCTGGTCCCCGAACCTGAAGGTGAAGGGCAAGCGCAGCTTCAAGGCACAGTCACTGATCGGCCGGGGCAGCGGCGAGGCCTACCAGATGGCCTTCTCCGGCCAGGGCATCGTCGTCGTCCAGCCCAGCGAGGACAGCACCGACCGCCTCAGGGTCCGGGGCTGA
- a CDS encoding AIM24 family protein, with translation MQSPLFAHNDLQTQERWSLQNKQMLRVTLEGHDDILARKGTMVAYQGLVEFDAEYRSHGQARARARTGEGLDLMRCHGQGTVYFANLGQHVHVMDVEQDGLTVDSSYVLAMDSSLHHEVIAVDSLYGISGSGKYQLNITGRGKVALTTSGAPLLMRVTPDRYVNCDADAIVAWSTGLRVQMQAQTHSSGVWRRRGSTGEGWELSFMGSGFALVQPSELLPPQNAVIGQGVAAQFGMGQQGARGQNQGNVWG, from the coding sequence ATGCAGAGTCCGCTTTTCGCACACAACGACCTCCAGACACAGGAGCGCTGGAGCCTGCAGAACAAGCAGATGCTCCGCGTCACCCTGGAGGGCCACGACGACATCCTCGCCCGCAAGGGCACCATGGTCGCCTACCAGGGCCTGGTCGAGTTCGACGCCGAGTACCGAAGCCACGGCCAGGCACGCGCGCGTGCGCGCACCGGCGAGGGTCTGGACCTGATGCGCTGCCACGGGCAGGGCACCGTCTACTTCGCCAACCTCGGCCAGCACGTGCACGTCATGGACGTGGAACAGGACGGCCTGACGGTCGACAGCAGCTACGTCCTCGCCATGGACTCCTCGCTGCACCACGAGGTCATCGCCGTCGACAGCCTCTACGGCATCTCCGGCTCGGGGAAGTACCAGCTCAACATCACCGGACGCGGCAAGGTCGCCCTGACGACCTCGGGCGCGCCACTGCTGATGCGGGTCACGCCGGACCGGTACGTCAACTGCGACGCCGACGCCATCGTCGCCTGGTCCACCGGGCTGCGGGTGCAGATGCAGGCCCAGACCCACTCCTCCGGGGTGTGGCGCCGGCGCGGCAGCACCGGAGAGGGCTGGGAGCTGAGCTTCATGGGCTCGGGATTCGCGCTCGTCCAGCCCAGTGAGCTGCTGCCGCCGCAGAACGCGGTGATCGGCCAGGGCGTCGCCGCCCAGTTCGGCATGGGGCAGCAGGGGGCGCGCGGACAGAACCAGGGCAACGTCTGGGGCTGA
- a CDS encoding SDR family oxidoreductase encodes MSSPDPQVRAARNPSTASAVRGPVVAVTGAATGIGALLTERLAACEEIKRVVAIDERRGECASAQWHILDVRDPAIAERLRGADVVVHLALDLDLGSEAAARTAYNVRGTQTVLTAAAAAGVHRVVLCTSAMVYGALPDNELPLSEDAELRATAEATGVGDLLEIERLARRAPRAHPGLNVTVVRPAVLVGGTDTALTRYFESPRLLVVAGSRPAWQFCHVEDLCAALEYAVLEKVDGELAVGCDGWLEQEEVEELSGIRRMELPSAVALGAAARLHRIGLTPSPAGDLAYTMYPWVVSGSRLHDAGWRPRWTNEEVLAELLEEVSGRHTVAGRRLGRKDATAAGAAGATVALLGAAAVVRRARKARRML; translated from the coding sequence GTGAGTTCCCCAGATCCACAGGTTCGCGCAGCGCGAAACCCCTCAACCGCCTCCGCAGTGCGCGGGCCCGTCGTCGCGGTGACCGGTGCGGCCACCGGGATCGGGGCGCTGCTCACCGAGCGGCTCGCCGCCTGCGAGGAGATCAAGCGGGTCGTCGCGATCGACGAGCGACGCGGGGAGTGCGCGAGCGCGCAGTGGCACATCCTCGACGTGCGGGACCCCGCGATCGCGGAGCGGCTGCGGGGCGCGGACGTCGTCGTCCACCTCGCGCTCGACCTGGATCTCGGCAGTGAGGCGGCGGCCCGGACCGCTTACAACGTCCGGGGGACCCAGACCGTGCTGACCGCCGCCGCGGCGGCCGGGGTGCACCGGGTCGTGCTGTGCACGTCCGCGATGGTGTACGGCGCGCTGCCGGACAACGAGCTGCCGCTGTCGGAGGACGCCGAGCTGCGGGCGACGGCCGAGGCGACCGGGGTCGGGGACCTGCTGGAGATCGAGCGGCTGGCCCGGCGGGCGCCGCGGGCGCATCCCGGGCTGAACGTCACCGTCGTACGGCCCGCCGTACTGGTGGGAGGCACGGACACGGCGCTGACCCGGTACTTCGAGTCGCCCCGGCTGCTGGTGGTCGCCGGATCGCGGCCCGCGTGGCAGTTCTGCCATGTCGAGGACCTGTGCGCTGCCCTGGAGTACGCCGTTCTGGAGAAGGTCGACGGGGAGCTGGCCGTCGGCTGTGACGGGTGGCTGGAGCAGGAGGAGGTCGAGGAGCTGAGCGGCATCCGGCGGATGGAGCTGCCGTCCGCGGTCGCGCTCGGCGCGGCGGCCCGGCTGCACCGGATCGGGCTCACCCCGTCCCCGGCCGGGGACCTGGCGTACACGATGTACCCGTGGGTGGTCAGCGGGAGCCGGCTGCATGACGCCGGGTGGCGGCCCCGGTGGACCAACGAGGAGGTGCTGGCGGAGCTGCTGGAGGAGGTGTCCGGGCGGCACACGGTCGCCGGGCGGCGGCTGGGCCGGAAGGACGCGACGGCGGCGGGGGCCGCGGGGGCGACGGTGGCTCTGCTGGGTGCCGCCGCCGTGGTGCGGCGGGCCCGCAAGGCGCGGCGGATGCTGTAG
- a CDS encoding TerD family protein — translation MAREFQRGHKARISDLTAGTDLYVGVQISAPGLSFDISCFGLDGDERLSDDRYFVFFNQPKSPEESVQLLGAQAGDTESFRVTLDRIPAHIRKLSFTATIDGTGQMSQADPGYVRIVAGGEEVARYSFDGSGFSTERAVMLADFYLKDEWRFAAVGQGFDGGLEALLRNFGGEVQEEEAPAAPQQPQTGAAPGFAPPAFGVPAAPAPAQVPAPQGFAPPGVTQPQAPAPAPDVHAAQTVVAPMTPPGAGAVPPPAPAPAPYGQPQQPSYGGQSPAPSAPMPPGYGQQSAPGGQPGAPMPPGYGQQPPYGQVPGQQTAPYGVPQGAPQGGAGVTAAFQVFKETPTGQRWTQQNQKLIRVDLGIGGQPVLARQGSMVLYQGKVDFAYKGAGFAGRIAGNATGQEMQLMRCTGQGQVFLAENATHLHPVELQGDAICVSAENVLAFDESLQYEVRRIEGHGIPGGALFTMQFQGTGTIVVKTHGTPVVLPVTPTTFADCNAVVAWSAASQVIVSSQVRMRRNAYPGDTGESVNLQFRGAPGNFIVVQPYEV, via the coding sequence ATGGCCAGGGAATTCCAACGAGGCCACAAGGCCAGGATCAGTGACCTGACGGCGGGCACGGATCTGTACGTGGGTGTGCAGATCTCCGCTCCCGGACTGTCCTTCGACATCAGCTGCTTCGGTCTGGACGGCGACGAGCGTCTCTCCGACGACCGCTACTTCGTCTTCTTCAACCAGCCGAAGTCGCCGGAGGAGTCCGTCCAACTGCTGGGCGCCCAGGCGGGCGACACGGAGTCGTTCCGGGTCACGCTGGACCGGATCCCGGCACACATCCGCAAGTTGTCCTTCACGGCGACCATCGACGGCACCGGGCAGATGTCCCAGGCCGATCCCGGATACGTGCGCATCGTGGCCGGTGGTGAGGAGGTCGCGCGGTACTCCTTCGACGGCTCGGGGTTCTCCACCGAACGGGCCGTGATGCTCGCCGACTTCTACCTCAAGGACGAGTGGCGGTTCGCCGCCGTGGGTCAGGGTTTCGACGGCGGACTCGAGGCACTGCTGAGGAACTTCGGCGGTGAGGTGCAGGAGGAGGAGGCGCCCGCTGCCCCGCAGCAGCCGCAGACCGGCGCCGCCCCGGGCTTCGCCCCGCCCGCGTTCGGCGTCCCGGCCGCCCCCGCGCCGGCCCAGGTGCCCGCTCCGCAGGGCTTCGCCCCGCCCGGTGTCACCCAGCCCCAGGCTCCGGCGCCCGCGCCGGACGTGCACGCGGCGCAGACGGTCGTCGCCCCCATGACCCCGCCGGGCGCCGGAGCGGTCCCGCCGCCCGCCCCGGCGCCCGCGCCCTACGGGCAGCCGCAGCAGCCGTCGTACGGCGGTCAGTCGCCGGCACCGAGCGCGCCGATGCCCCCGGGGTACGGGCAGCAGTCCGCACCGGGCGGTCAGCCGGGCGCGCCGATGCCGCCCGGCTACGGCCAGCAGCCGCCCTACGGTCAGGTCCCCGGCCAGCAGACCGCCCCCTACGGTGTGCCGCAGGGCGCCCCGCAGGGCGGTGCCGGGGTGACGGCCGCGTTCCAGGTGTTCAAGGAGACCCCGACCGGGCAGCGCTGGACGCAGCAGAACCAGAAGCTCATCCGCGTCGACCTCGGCATCGGCGGGCAGCCCGTGCTGGCCAGGCAGGGCAGCATGGTGCTCTACCAGGGCAAGGTCGACTTCGCCTACAAGGGCGCCGGGTTCGCCGGACGCATCGCGGGCAACGCCACCGGCCAGGAGATGCAGCTGATGCGCTGCACCGGCCAGGGCCAGGTGTTCCTCGCCGAGAACGCCACACATCTGCACCCCGTCGAACTCCAGGGCGACGCGATCTGCGTCTCCGCCGAGAACGTCCTCGCCTTCGACGAGAGCCTCCAGTACGAGGTCCGCCGGATCGAGGGCCACGGCATCCCCGGCGGTGCGCTGTTCACCATGCAGTTCCAGGGCACCGGCACGATCGTCGTCAAGACGCACGGCACGCCCGTCGTGCTGCCCGTGACGCCGACCACCTTCGCCGACTGCAACGCGGTGGTCGCCTGGTCGGCCGCCTCCCAGGTGATCGTCTCCAGCCAGGTCCGGATGCGCCGCAACGCCTACCCGGGAGACACGGGGGAGAGCGTCAACCTCCAGTTCCGGGGCGCTCCCGGCAACTTCATCGTCGTCCAGCCCTACGAGGTCTGA
- a CDS encoding molybdenum cofactor biosynthesis protein MoaE — protein MAPTNDHPGEQAAQHPIKLIGVRDTPLSLDEVFRAVGDDAAGGVALFVGTVRNHDGGADVDRLGYSCHPSAEAEMRRIAEKVVAGHPVRALAAVHRVGELAVGDLAIVVGVSCPHRADAFDACRKLVDDIKHEVPIWKHQQFSDGTEEWVGAC, from the coding sequence ATGGCACCCACGAACGATCACCCCGGCGAGCAGGCGGCGCAGCATCCCATCAAGCTGATCGGCGTCCGGGACACGCCGCTCTCCCTGGACGAGGTGTTCCGTGCCGTCGGGGACGACGCCGCCGGCGGTGTCGCGCTGTTCGTGGGGACCGTGCGGAACCACGACGGGGGCGCCGACGTCGACCGGCTCGGGTACTCCTGCCACCCCAGCGCCGAGGCGGAGATGCGGCGGATCGCCGAGAAGGTCGTCGCCGGCCATCCGGTGCGGGCGCTGGCGGCCGTGCACCGGGTGGGGGAGCTGGCGGTCGGGGATCTCGCGATCGTCGTCGGCGTGTCCTGTCCCCACCGGGCCGACGCCTTCGACGCGTGCCGGAAGCTGGTCGACGACATCAAGCACGAGGTGCCCATCTGGAAGCACCAGCAGTTCTCCGACGGCACGGAGGAGTGGGTCGGCGCCTGCTGA
- a CDS encoding ThiF family adenylyltransferase, producing the protein MHPMVKPALRRGWRDLNTVQFGMTPAHAMTLGPVDTATGSFLELLDGARGLSLLREEGRRMDLRDGDVDALVQRLSDAGLLDDTRGGGPAADALREKKGVLERLRPDLASLSLTTPEPGGALGRLAARRSLRVRVRGAGRVGVLLAAVLSGAGVGEVDVRDVGRVEPWDVAPGGLPAESVGERRDEAARAVVRRAAPDRPPRRGPASRPTGPDAASVASGGTADPGLSLVILAPRDDVAVHAPDPFTAEPLMASGTPHLYAGVVEGTGCVGPLVLPGETSCARCLHEHRTDRDPAWPRLVAQWRSGRARRVGSCDLTLATAVAGLAAAHALAFLDGASPSGAGTRWEASLPALSWRSRPIAPHPACGCGATDKGKGEHSSTNGASRATMAVQRPSTALRRKAGAARPTGTWRAHV; encoded by the coding sequence ATGCATCCGATGGTGAAGCCGGCGCTGCGGCGCGGCTGGCGCGACCTCAACACCGTGCAGTTCGGAATGACTCCGGCGCACGCGATGACGCTCGGACCGGTCGACACGGCGACCGGCAGCTTCCTGGAGCTGCTCGACGGCGCCCGCGGGCTGTCGCTGCTGCGCGAGGAGGGCCGCCGTATGGATCTCCGGGACGGCGATGTCGACGCGCTCGTCCAGCGGCTGAGCGACGCGGGACTGCTCGACGACACGCGGGGCGGCGGACCGGCCGCGGACGCGCTGCGGGAGAAGAAGGGTGTGCTGGAGCGGCTGCGCCCCGACCTCGCCTCCCTGTCGCTCACCACGCCCGAGCCGGGCGGCGCGCTCGGCCGGCTGGCGGCCCGGCGCTCGCTGCGGGTCCGGGTACGGGGTGCCGGCCGGGTCGGCGTCCTGCTGGCCGCGGTGCTGTCCGGCGCGGGGGTGGGAGAGGTCGACGTGCGGGACGTGGGCCGCGTGGAGCCGTGGGACGTCGCGCCCGGCGGCCTGCCCGCGGAGTCGGTCGGTGAGCGCCGGGACGAGGCGGCACGGGCGGTCGTCCGCCGCGCGGCCCCGGACCGTCCGCCGCGGCGGGGGCCCGCCTCCCGGCCGACCGGGCCCGATGCCGCTTCGGTGGCGTCCGGCGGCACGGCCGATCCCGGCCTGTCCCTGGTGATCCTGGCCCCGCGCGACGACGTCGCCGTGCACGCGCCGGACCCGTTCACCGCCGAGCCGCTGATGGCCTCCGGCACGCCTCACCTCTACGCCGGGGTCGTGGAGGGGACGGGCTGTGTCGGCCCGCTGGTCCTGCCCGGGGAGACGAGCTGCGCGCGCTGCCTGCACGAACACCGCACGGACCGGGATCCGGCGTGGCCCCGGCTGGTCGCCCAGTGGCGTTCGGGCCGGGCCCGCCGGGTGGGCTCATGTGATCTCACGCTGGCCACGGCGGTCGCCGGCCTGGCCGCCGCCCACGCCCTCGCCTTCCTCGACGGGGCGTCGCCGTCCGGCGCGGGAACCCGCTGGGAGGCGTCCCTACCCGCTCTGAGCTGGCGTTCCCGTCCCATCGCACCGCACCCGGCATGCGGCTGCGGTGCGACGGACAAAGGAAAGGGGGAGCACTCCTCAACCAATGGGGCCTCGCGCGCGACAATGGCGGTGCAACGGCCGTCGACGGCGCTACGACGTAAGGCAGGCGCGGCGCGGCCGACTGGGACCTGGAGGGCGCATGTCTGA